A single window of Vibrio sp. HB236076 DNA harbors:
- the murF gene encoding UDP-N-acetylmuramoyl-tripeptide--D-alanyl-D-alanine ligase yields MIPMRLKDIAKQLNGQLHGGDLVVEHVSTDTRQISDNSLFIALVGERFDGHQFAGQAIEQGASALLVERYVEGGSPQIVVADTRQALGQLGAYVHRQCHDKTVAITGSCGKTTVKEMVASILGQKGRVLFTQGNFNNDIGVPLTLLRSTPNDDYAVIELGANHIGEIALTTQWVQPDIALVNNVAAAHLEGFGSIDGVKQAKGEIYQGLSEQGVALVNLDSHGEDWWQTHFAKRRVITLSVQQPADYGAQNVVLNAQGCASFTLKTPLGEQDIALSLLGQHNVSNAIAASAIAIEMGATLSEVASGLQLVKPVKGRVNAQQLTDKINLIDDSYNASVPAMLAAVDVLASFASERWLILGNMAELGQQSLELHRQVGEYAAQFAFEQVLTFGEEAKVISEVCQGRHFSCHQSMIDYIEQQLAAQPQAQHTLLIKGANSAGMYNVADALKENYA; encoded by the coding sequence ATGATTCCAATGCGCTTAAAGGACATCGCCAAACAGTTAAATGGCCAATTACACGGCGGTGATCTTGTTGTGGAGCACGTGTCGACGGACACTCGTCAGATCAGCGATAACAGTTTGTTTATTGCGTTAGTCGGCGAGCGTTTCGACGGCCATCAATTTGCCGGCCAAGCGATTGAACAAGGGGCGAGTGCATTACTGGTCGAGCGTTATGTTGAAGGGGGCTCCCCTCAAATCGTCGTGGCCGATACCCGTCAAGCGCTCGGTCAGCTCGGCGCTTATGTGCATCGTCAATGCCATGATAAAACCGTCGCCATCACTGGCAGCTGCGGCAAAACGACCGTCAAAGAAATGGTGGCCAGTATTTTGGGCCAAAAAGGACGCGTGCTTTTTACTCAAGGCAATTTTAACAACGATATCGGTGTGCCGCTGACGTTATTGCGTTCAACGCCAAATGATGATTATGCAGTCATTGAGCTCGGTGCTAACCACATCGGAGAAATTGCGTTGACCACACAGTGGGTACAACCCGACATCGCGCTAGTCAATAATGTTGCAGCGGCGCACTTAGAAGGGTTTGGCTCTATTGATGGGGTCAAACAAGCGAAAGGGGAAATTTACCAAGGGCTTTCAGAGCAGGGCGTGGCCTTGGTCAACCTAGACAGCCACGGCGAAGATTGGTGGCAAACGCATTTTGCCAAGCGCCGTGTGATCACCTTGTCTGTCCAACAACCAGCGGATTACGGCGCGCAAAACGTGGTACTTAACGCGCAAGGCTGTGCGTCGTTTACCCTCAAAACGCCCCTTGGCGAGCAAGACATTGCGCTGTCGTTACTTGGCCAACACAACGTCAGTAATGCCATTGCTGCCAGTGCCATTGCCATCGAAATGGGCGCAACCCTGAGTGAAGTCGCCAGTGGGTTACAGTTGGTTAAGCCTGTCAAGGGGCGAGTGAACGCGCAACAGCTCACCGACAAGATTAACTTGATTGACGATAGCTATAATGCCAGTGTACCGGCGATGTTGGCGGCAGTGGATGTTTTGGCATCATTTGCATCTGAGCGTTGGTTGATTTTAGGTAATATGGCGGAGTTAGGTCAACAAAGCCTTGAACTTCATCGCCAAGTTGGCGAATATGCTGCTCAATTTGCGTTTGAGCAGGTACTGACTTTTGGCGAGGAGGCCAAAGTGATCAGTGAGGTGTGTCAGGGGCGACATTTTTCGTGTCACCAAAGTATGATTGACTACATAGAACAACAACTTGCTGCACAGCCGCAGGCTCAACATACATTATTAATCAAAGGGGCGAACAGTGCAGGGATGTATAACGTTGCTGACGCTTTGAAGGAGAACTACGCATGA
- the mraY gene encoding phospho-N-acetylmuramoyl-pentapeptide-transferase: MIIWLAELLQPYFSFFRLFEYLSFRAILSILTALVLSLWMGPRLIKRLQMMQIGQVVRHDGPESHFSKRGTPTMGGVMILASIGITTLLWADLSNPYVWAVLFVLFGYGVVGFIDDYRKVVRKNTDGLVARWKYFWQSVIALVVAFALYAIGHDSPATQLVVPFFKDVMPQLGLFYIVLTYFVIVGTSNAVNLTDGLDGLAIMPTVLVAAGFAVIAWVTGNANFSDYLHLPFVPHASELVVVCTAIVGAGLGFLWFNTYPAQVFMGDVGSLALGGALGTIAVLVRQELVLVIMGGVFVIETLSVILQVGSYKLRGQRIFRMAPIHHHYELKGWPEPRVIVRFWIISIVLVLIGLATLKVR, from the coding sequence ATGATTATTTGGCTTGCCGAATTGCTACAGCCATATTTTTCTTTTTTTCGCTTGTTTGAATACTTGTCGTTTCGAGCGATTTTAAGCATTTTGACCGCACTGGTTCTATCCTTGTGGATGGGACCGCGTTTGATCAAGCGCTTGCAAATGATGCAGATTGGTCAAGTGGTTCGCCACGACGGCCCAGAGTCGCATTTTAGTAAGCGAGGTACGCCGACCATGGGCGGGGTGATGATACTGGCGTCCATCGGCATCACCACCTTGTTGTGGGCAGACTTGTCTAACCCTTATGTCTGGGCTGTCTTGTTTGTCTTATTTGGCTACGGCGTGGTTGGTTTTATCGATGATTATCGCAAAGTGGTGCGAAAGAACACCGATGGTTTGGTCGCGCGCTGGAAGTATTTTTGGCAATCGGTGATCGCTCTTGTCGTCGCGTTTGCTTTGTATGCGATTGGTCACGATAGCCCAGCAACTCAATTGGTGGTGCCGTTTTTCAAAGACGTGATGCCTCAACTGGGGTTATTTTATATCGTATTGACCTATTTTGTGATTGTCGGTACCAGCAATGCGGTCAATTTAACCGATGGGCTTGACGGATTAGCCATTATGCCGACCGTGCTGGTGGCTGCAGGCTTCGCTGTGATTGCTTGGGTAACGGGCAATGCCAACTTCTCTGACTATTTGCATTTGCCTTTTGTGCCACACGCGTCCGAGCTGGTGGTGGTGTGTACTGCCATTGTCGGGGCTGGCCTTGGCTTTTTGTGGTTTAACACTTACCCAGCACAAGTGTTTATGGGCGATGTTGGTTCACTGGCCTTAGGTGGTGCCTTGGGTACCATTGCGGTATTAGTGCGTCAAGAATTGGTGTTAGTGATCATGGGCGGAGTGTTTGTGATTGAGACTCTGTCGGTTATTTTGCAAGTCGGCTCTTATAAATTGAGAGGGCAACGCATTTTTCGCATGGCACCGATCCACCACCACTACGAACTAAAAGGCTGGCCTGAACCGCGAGTGATTGTGCGTTTCTGGATTATTTCTATTGTGTTGGTATTAATTGGTTTGGCAACGCTAAAAGTTCGCTAA
- the murD gene encoding UDP-N-acetylmuramoyl-L-alanine--D-glutamate ligase encodes MKTWQQCHHLVVVGLGITGLSVVNYVKRVAPHVDIKVIDTRLTPPGAEALPAGIESCFGEWQMDWLLQADLVVTTPGVALATEQIQTVISAGIDVVGDIELFAQAVDKPVLAITGSNGKSTVTDLTGVLLRAAGLNVGVGGNIGTPALDLLAQDCDVYVLELSSFQLETTFNLALVAAAYLNLSEDHMDRYASFAHYGAAKQRIFRHAQLAIVNREDRATYPSCQLTQKALQKTITFGLNDQEFGFVEHQGQRYLSVDQTPLVAAQSLSMIGQHNYLNALVALALVSSLSLDLQLVLPALQTYSGLTHRCEVVVDNHGIKWINDSKATNVASTQAALSGLECQGQLYLLVGGEGKGADFSSLAPLLDTLPVTLLCFGKDGPQLAALASDARVFQDMEQAVASIAGQLKHGDIVLLSPACASLDQYANFAERGRAFVQLAEQYGK; translated from the coding sequence ATGAAGACGTGGCAACAATGTCATCACTTAGTGGTGGTAGGATTGGGGATCACTGGCTTATCGGTGGTCAACTATGTTAAGCGCGTTGCGCCTCACGTTGACATCAAGGTGATTGATACACGCCTCACTCCGCCCGGGGCTGAGGCGCTGCCTGCCGGTATTGAAAGTTGCTTTGGCGAGTGGCAAATGGACTGGTTGCTGCAAGCGGACTTAGTGGTAACCACACCGGGTGTTGCCCTGGCCACAGAGCAAATTCAAACCGTGATCAGTGCGGGTATCGATGTGGTCGGGGATATTGAGTTGTTTGCTCAAGCGGTCGACAAACCGGTCTTGGCCATCACCGGCTCAAATGGAAAAAGTACCGTGACCGATCTCACTGGCGTCTTGTTGCGCGCGGCGGGCCTCAACGTTGGTGTTGGTGGCAACATTGGAACGCCTGCATTGGATTTACTCGCTCAAGACTGTGACGTTTATGTCCTTGAACTGTCGAGTTTTCAGCTGGAAACCACGTTCAATCTCGCTTTAGTGGCCGCCGCGTATCTCAATCTCAGCGAAGATCACATGGACCGTTACGCCAGTTTTGCTCATTATGGCGCGGCGAAACAGCGTATTTTTCGCCATGCACAGTTAGCGATCGTCAATCGAGAAGATCGCGCCACCTACCCAAGTTGTCAACTTACTCAAAAGGCCTTGCAAAAGACCATCACGTTTGGCCTAAACGATCAAGAGTTTGGCTTTGTCGAGCACCAAGGGCAGCGCTATTTGAGTGTTGATCAGACGCCATTAGTGGCGGCGCAATCGCTGTCGATGATCGGTCAACACAATTACCTCAATGCGCTGGTGGCGTTGGCCTTAGTGTCGAGTTTGTCTTTGGATCTTCAATTGGTTTTGCCCGCATTACAAACTTACTCTGGCTTGACACATCGATGTGAGGTTGTCGTTGATAATCATGGCATTAAATGGATTAATGATTCCAAAGCAACCAATGTTGCCAGCACTCAAGCGGCGTTATCTGGCTTGGAGTGTCAGGGCCAGTTGTATTTATTAGTCGGCGGTGAAGGCAAGGGCGCGGATTTTTCTTCGCTCGCTCCACTGCTCGATACGCTGCCAGTGACGTTATTGTGTTTTGGCAAAGACGGTCCACAACTGGCGGCGTTAGCGAGCGATGCTCGTGTGTTTCAAGATATGGAACAAGCGGTAGCCAGTATTGCGGGTCAATTAAAGCACGGCGATATTGTGTTGCTTTCACCGGCTTGCGCCAGTTTGGATCAATACGCCAATTTTGCCGAGCGCGGCCGAGCTTTTGTGCAGTTGGCTGAGCAGTATGGGAAATAG
- the ftsW gene encoding cell division protein FtsW: protein MVKFSSLRQSLWQWLNRASPQALFDRQLVWIALGLMSIGLIMVTSASFPVSIRLTEGPFHFMFRHASFLAIALFTAVMVLQVRLYHWYRYSGYLLGVALFLLLVVLAVGNSVNGASRWIPLGLFNLQPAEVAKLALFVFMASYLVRKQDEVRSTFFGGFLKPIAVFGALALLLLFQPDLGTVIVMLVTVFGMLFIAGAKLSQFIALMLTGVVAVVGLIIVEPYRVRRVTSFLDPWQDPFGSGYQLTQSLMAFGRGQWFGQGLGNSIQKLEYLPEAHTDFVFAVIGEELGFVGVFAILCLIFCLVFKAIKIGKRAFEQDMYFGGYLSFAIGIWFAFQTLVNVGAAAGMVPTKGLTLPLISYGGSSLVVMSVAVALLLRVDHEYRLQQVDNNEAE, encoded by the coding sequence ATTGTGAAGTTTTCATCATTGAGACAATCACTTTGGCAATGGTTAAATCGAGCCAGTCCTCAGGCGTTGTTTGACCGTCAGTTGGTGTGGATTGCGCTGGGTTTGATGAGTATTGGCCTTATTATGGTCACCTCGGCGTCGTTTCCGGTCAGTATTCGACTGACCGAAGGCCCTTTTCACTTTATGTTTCGCCATGCGTCTTTTTTGGCCATTGCGCTTTTTACGGCGGTGATGGTTTTACAAGTGCGTTTGTATCACTGGTATCGGTACAGTGGCTATTTACTCGGGGTGGCTTTGTTTTTGTTGTTGGTGGTGTTAGCGGTTGGTAACTCCGTCAATGGTGCGTCGCGCTGGATCCCACTGGGTTTGTTTAACCTACAGCCTGCCGAAGTGGCTAAGTTGGCTTTGTTCGTTTTTATGGCGAGCTATTTAGTCCGCAAACAAGATGAAGTGCGTTCCACTTTTTTTGGCGGCTTTCTCAAGCCGATAGCGGTGTTTGGTGCCCTAGCACTATTGCTGCTTTTTCAGCCAGATTTAGGCACGGTGATCGTGATGCTGGTTACCGTGTTTGGCATGCTGTTTATTGCCGGTGCTAAGCTGTCGCAATTTATTGCCTTGATGTTGACTGGCGTGGTAGCCGTGGTTGGCTTGATTATTGTCGAGCCTTATCGGGTACGACGAGTGACGTCTTTTTTGGATCCTTGGCAAGACCCGTTTGGCAGTGGTTACCAGCTGACGCAATCGCTGATGGCGTTTGGTCGTGGTCAATGGTTTGGGCAAGGGCTAGGAAATTCGATTCAAAAGCTTGAATACCTGCCCGAAGCCCATACCGATTTTGTTTTTGCGGTGATCGGTGAAGAGTTGGGGTTTGTTGGTGTGTTCGCCATTTTGTGTTTGATTTTTTGTTTGGTATTTAAAGCCATCAAAATTGGCAAGCGCGCTTTTGAGCAAGACATGTATTTTGGTGGCTATTTGTCTTTTGCTATCGGGATTTGGTTTGCTTTCCAAACTTTGGTTAACGTCGGTGCCGCCGCCGGTATGGTCCCGACGAAAGGCTTGACCTTGCCTCTGATCAGTTACGGCGGGTCGAGTTTGGTGGTCATGAGTGTGGCGGTGGCCTTGCTGCTGCGCGTCGATCACGAATACCGCCTTCAACAGGTAGATAATAATGAAGCAGAATAA
- the murG gene encoding undecaprenyldiphospho-muramoylpentapeptide beta-N-acetylglucosaminyltransferase translates to MKQNNTQAAKRLLVMAGGTGGHVFPGLAVAKQLQSQGWQIRWLGTADRMEADLVPKHGIDIDFIKVKGLRGQGLKKRLVAPWQILQAIVQARRHIKAWQPDVVLGMGGYVSGPGGVAAWLSGIPVVLHEQNAVAGLTNSWLAKIAKRVFQAFPGAFANADVVGNPVREDLLTLDDPQARFAKRGDSSLRVLVMGGSQGARILNQVVPEAFGQLGQGWQVRHQAGKGNAQSVTESYQKQGVGEVQVTEFIHDVAEAYAWADVVVCRSGALTVSELSATGLGAIFVPFMHKDRQQALNADHLVEAGAALMIEQPDLTPESLANQMSSLDRKALQVMAAKARQQAKTDAAQRVAAAIVQLSK, encoded by the coding sequence ATGAAGCAGAATAATACTCAGGCCGCAAAGCGTCTGTTGGTGATGGCCGGTGGGACCGGTGGTCACGTTTTTCCAGGTTTGGCGGTGGCCAAACAGTTGCAGTCACAAGGCTGGCAAATTCGTTGGCTTGGCACTGCCGATCGGATGGAAGCAGATTTAGTACCTAAACACGGTATTGATATCGATTTTATCAAAGTCAAAGGCCTGCGTGGTCAAGGGCTCAAAAAGCGGTTGGTCGCACCGTGGCAGATCTTGCAAGCCATCGTACAAGCGCGTCGCCATATCAAAGCTTGGCAGCCGGATGTGGTCTTGGGGATGGGCGGTTACGTCAGTGGGCCCGGTGGGGTCGCAGCTTGGCTGTCTGGAATACCGGTGGTTTTACATGAACAAAACGCCGTCGCGGGGTTGACGAATAGCTGGTTAGCTAAAATTGCCAAGCGAGTCTTTCAAGCTTTTCCCGGTGCGTTTGCCAATGCAGACGTCGTTGGTAACCCGGTGCGTGAGGATTTGCTGACCCTTGACGACCCACAGGCGCGTTTTGCAAAGCGAGGTGACTCATCGCTGCGCGTTTTAGTCATGGGAGGCAGTCAAGGGGCTCGAATACTCAACCAAGTTGTCCCCGAAGCCTTCGGTCAATTGGGCCAAGGCTGGCAAGTACGTCACCAAGCGGGTAAAGGCAATGCCCAAAGTGTGACAGAGTCCTACCAAAAGCAGGGCGTTGGCGAGGTTCAAGTCACCGAATTTATCCATGATGTGGCTGAGGCTTATGCTTGGGCGGATGTGGTGGTTTGTCGCTCGGGGGCGTTGACGGTCTCAGAGCTATCGGCGACCGGGCTGGGAGCCATTTTTGTTCCCTTTATGCACAAAGACCGCCAGCAAGCGCTCAATGCCGATCACTTAGTGGAAGCGGGGGCAGCCTTGATGATCGAGCAGCCCGACCTAACGCCGGAGTCGTTGGCAAATCAGATGTCATCGTTGGATCGCAAAGCGTTGCAAGTGATGGCCGCCAAAGCCAGGCAACAGGCAAAAACCGATGCCGCACAACGCGTTGCAGCAGCGATTGTGCAGTTGTCTAAATAA
- the murC gene encoding UDP-N-acetylmuramate--L-alanine ligase, whose protein sequence is MVVEHTQDIAQIRTIIPEMRRVKCIHFIGIGGAGMSGIAEVLLNEGYHISGSDIAKNPVTCHLQEKGAQVFIGHHAENVDQASVVVVSSAINHENPEILRAKEKRIPIVRRAEMLAELMRFRHGIAVAGTHGKTTTTALVTQIYSEAGLDPTFVNGGLVKSAGTNARLGSSRILIAEADESDASFLHLQPMVSIVTNIEADHMDTYGGDFTTLKQTFVDFLHQLPFYGQAIMCLDDPVIRELIPQISRQVITYGFSSLADVQIRDYQQVGQQGRFTVVRNGRDDLAITLNIPGRHNALNAAAAIAVATEDDISDEAILAAMAGTQGTGRRFDHLGEFDTGKGQVMLVDDYGHHPTEVDVTIQAARNGWPDKRLVMIFQPHRYSRTRDLYDDFANVLEQVDVLLMLDVYSAGEQPIAGADSRALCRTIRARGQVEPIFVAEVASLPNVLANVLQDGDLVLTQGAGDVGKVAKNLAALKLDIQQMKTV, encoded by the coding sequence ATGGTGGTAGAACACACACAAGATATTGCCCAAATTCGCACCATTATTCCCGAGATGCGTCGTGTGAAGTGCATTCATTTTATTGGCATTGGCGGCGCGGGAATGAGTGGTATTGCCGAAGTCTTGCTCAATGAAGGCTACCACATCAGTGGATCTGATATAGCCAAAAACCCGGTCACGTGTCATCTACAAGAAAAAGGGGCTCAAGTGTTTATCGGCCATCACGCCGAGAACGTCGACCAGGCCAGTGTGGTGGTGGTGTCGAGTGCCATTAACCATGAAAACCCTGAGATTTTGCGCGCCAAAGAGAAGCGCATTCCGATTGTACGCCGCGCTGAAATGTTGGCGGAGCTAATGCGTTTTCGTCACGGTATTGCGGTGGCGGGAACACACGGTAAAACCACCACAACAGCTTTGGTTACCCAGATTTATTCTGAAGCGGGGCTCGATCCGACGTTTGTTAATGGCGGTTTAGTGAAAAGTGCTGGGACCAATGCGCGTTTGGGATCAAGCCGTATTTTAATCGCCGAAGCCGATGAAAGTGATGCGTCGTTTTTGCACTTACAGCCCATGGTCAGCATAGTGACTAACATTGAAGCGGATCACATGGATACCTACGGCGGAGACTTTACTACTCTAAAGCAAACCTTTGTCGACTTTTTGCATCAACTGCCGTTTTATGGCCAGGCGATCATGTGTTTAGACGATCCGGTGATCCGCGAGCTGATCCCTCAGATCAGTCGTCAGGTGATCACGTATGGTTTTTCGAGTTTGGCCGATGTGCAAATTCGCGATTATCAGCAAGTGGGTCAACAAGGGCGCTTTACTGTGGTTCGCAACGGCCGTGATGATCTGGCGATCACACTCAATATTCCCGGCCGTCACAACGCCTTAAACGCCGCCGCCGCGATTGCTGTTGCCACCGAAGACGACATCAGTGATGAGGCGATCTTGGCCGCGATGGCAGGGACACAAGGCACTGGGCGTCGATTTGATCACTTAGGTGAGTTTGACACCGGTAAGGGACAGGTCATGTTGGTCGACGATTATGGCCATCACCCGACTGAGGTGGACGTCACGATTCAAGCCGCTCGCAACGGCTGGCCGGATAAGCGTTTAGTGATGATTTTCCAGCCGCACCGCTACAGCCGGACGCGCGATTTGTACGATGACTTTGCCAATGTACTTGAACAAGTGGATGTCCTTTTGATGCTCGATGTGTACTCTGCAGGTGAACAGCCGATCGCCGGTGCAGATAGCCGGGCATTGTGCCGTACGATTCGAGCGCGCGGTCAGGTTGAGCCTATTTTTGTCGCCGAAGTGGCTTCCTTGCCCAATGTGTTGGCCAATGTGCTGCAAGATGGTGACTTGGTATTGACACAGGGGGCCGGCGATGTGGGTAAAGTAGCGAAAAATCTGGCTGCTTTGAAACTTGATATCCAGCAAATGAAGACCGTTTGA
- a CDS encoding cell division protein FtsQ/DivIB — protein sequence MFADNLSLKRVLPAPAALKKQSLGLSFFAFVALLIGSSLYSTVSWMWDDQRLPLSKIVLQGDLHYVDAKQVQNAFGRIDHIGTFMSQDIAVLQKSVETIPWVAHASIRKQWPDVIKVFITEHHPSAIWNGNALLNGKGLVFDGDIHRIDTPLVQLSGPVASSELVLSTYRDVAADFTPLGLSIRALSLNDRRAWQLTLNNGVRLELGKDALKERIKRFVFLYRQLGEKTDQVAYVDLRYDTGAAIGWLAQDDKQNRE from the coding sequence GTGTTTGCCGATAATTTATCGTTAAAGCGGGTTCTTCCTGCGCCAGCGGCTCTGAAAAAACAATCACTAGGATTGAGTTTTTTTGCTTTTGTCGCGCTGTTGATTGGCTCTAGCCTTTACAGCACGGTCAGTTGGATGTGGGACGACCAACGCCTGCCATTGTCGAAAATCGTGTTGCAAGGTGATTTGCATTACGTCGATGCAAAACAAGTGCAAAACGCCTTCGGTCGCATCGATCACATCGGAACCTTTATGTCCCAAGACATCGCTGTGCTGCAAAAAAGCGTCGAAACGATTCCTTGGGTGGCTCACGCGTCGATTCGCAAGCAATGGCCAGATGTGATTAAGGTGTTTATTACTGAGCACCATCCGAGTGCGATTTGGAATGGCAATGCCTTGTTAAATGGCAAAGGATTGGTGTTTGATGGCGATATTCACCGCATTGATACACCGTTAGTGCAATTGTCCGGGCCGGTGGCGTCGTCTGAGTTGGTGTTGAGTACTTATCGGGATGTGGCCGCTGATTTTACACCACTGGGCCTGAGTATTCGCGCTTTGTCTTTGAATGACAGGCGAGCATGGCAGTTGACGCTGAACAATGGCGTTCGTTTAGAGCTTGGTAAAGATGCATTAAAAGAGCGAATTAAACGCTTTGTTTTTCTTTATCGTCAACTCGGCGAAAAAACCGACCAAGTGGCGTATGTTGATTTGCGTTACGATACCGGGGCGGCCATTGGTTGGTTAGCCCAAGATGATAAACAAAATAGAGAGTAA